From Nitrosopumilus zosterae, the proteins below share one genomic window:
- a CDS encoding toprim domain-containing protein, which translates to MLVSEQEIRELKNFVFQLNSKEKSVVVVEGKRDTNALRKLGYSGRVLEFHKFRGMIDFADSVAKYQNLIILFDRDRKGRHLTWKTIQLLQRRTNIDLSFKRKLRLITKGKIMFIEQLVCYESFLV; encoded by the coding sequence GTGTTAGTTTCCGAACAAGAAATTAGGGAATTGAAAAATTTTGTTTTTCAATTGAATTCAAAGGAAAAAAGCGTGGTTGTTGTAGAAGGAAAGAGAGACACTAATGCATTGAGAAAATTAGGATATTCTGGAAGAGTTTTAGAATTTCACAAGTTCAGAGGAATGATAGACTTTGCAGACAGCGTTGCAAAATATCAAAACCTCATCATACTTTTTGACAGAGACAGAAAAGGAAGACACCTAACTTGGAAAACAATTCAACTGCTGCAAAGAAGAACAAATATCGATCTGTCTTTTAAAAGAAAACTCAGATTAATTACAAAAGGAAAGATAATGTTTATTGAGCAATTAGTTTGTTACGAATCCTTTCTAGTCTAA
- a CDS encoding type 1 glutamine amidotransferase — translation MSDVLLVQNTRIEGSGHLGELLKEDGFEITSVNAKHEPLPEKKFSLAVILGAPESANDDLAYLKAEQKLIKDYVQENIPVLGICLGSQLIAKTFGAKVYPGPKKEIGFYNDLKISDNASFFSSFTNPFTVFHWHGDTFDLPEGAIRLASSKNYLNQAFQYKSAIGLQFHLEVNEEMVNLWLDNAEEKLQKIPYIDPQKIRSDIVDNISTVKSNMNNFYNNFKSSFAL, via the coding sequence ATGTCCGACGTTCTACTTGTACAGAATACTAGAATTGAAGGCTCTGGGCATCTTGGTGAACTCCTTAAAGAAGATGGATTTGAAATCACATCTGTTAATGCCAAACACGAACCATTACCTGAAAAAAAATTCTCTCTAGCAGTAATTTTAGGTGCACCTGAAAGCGCAAATGATGACTTGGCATATCTTAAGGCTGAACAGAAACTGATCAAAGACTACGTTCAAGAAAACATTCCTGTCTTGGGAATATGTTTGGGTTCTCAATTAATTGCAAAAACTTTTGGTGCCAAAGTGTACCCTGGGCCTAAAAAAGAAATTGGATTTTACAATGACCTGAAAATATCTGATAATGCCTCCTTCTTTTCAAGCTTTACAAACCCATTCACTGTATTTCATTGGCATGGTGACACGTTTGATTTGCCTGAAGGCGCAATCAGATTAGCATCCTCCAAAAATTATCTCAATCAGGCATTTCAATACAAAAGCGCAATTGGATTACAATTTCATCTGGAAGTAAATGAGGAGATGGTAAATCTGTGGCTTGACAATGCTGAGGAAAAACTCCAAAAAATTCCCTATATTGATCCGCAAAAAATTCGATCAGACATTGTTGACAATATTTCAACTGTAAAATCAAACATGAATAATTTTTACAACAATTTCAAATCGTCATTTGCCCTTTGA